TGACTCCTTAAGCACCAGGACGGCGCTCAGCTCACCCACCACGACTCACctcaagggagagagggaggacaggGTGGCACCGGGCTGGGGCAGCGGCTGGGACTGGAAGGAAGGCTGTGGGCACCAGGCGGCAGCCGCAGGGGCCCGGCCGCGGGGCTGGATGCGCATGGGAAGGGGAGTGGCGCCACTTGCGACTGCCCGGGTCGCACCTCACCCCGCGCTCCCCCTGTCTGTCCAGGGCCGGCGGCACCATGAAGCAGAGGGGACGCGCGGCGCTGCTGATGGCGCTGCTGCTCCTGGCACAGCTGCGCCCGGGGAGCAGCCAATGGagccgggaggcggcggcggccggggtcCGGGACCCAAGTCTGCGCTGGAGCCCCGGGGCGCGGAACCAGGACGGCGGCGCCCGCGCGCTGCTCTTGCTGCTGGCCGAACGCTTCCCGCgccgcgcggggccgggccggtGGGGATCCCGGACCGCGGGCGAGCGGCCCAGGCGGGACGACCCTCCGCTGTCCATTGATCTCACTTTCCACCTGCTGCGGACCCTGCTGGAGCTGGCGCGGACGCAGAGCCAGCGGGAGCGCGCCGAGCAGAACCGCATCATATTCGAGTCGGTGGGCAAGTGATCGGCGGCGTCTGCAGCCGCGATAACCTCGACCCCCGTCCCCTCTCCCCGGGCCCGCACGTGCGCGACTGGAACTGACCCAGTCCCGCCAGGCTGGAGCGGCCTAGGGATGCCCTGAGCACTCTGTGCGTCACCAGTTTTTAATAAAAGTGCTGAAGAGCCTTTGGCCTCGGTTGTGGGGCGCAGGGAACTACAGCAGGGTGGGGGCCCGTGGGAAAGTGCGACCTCCCAGGCCGGCGGGGGTGGAACCAGATGCTGGCGCGAGGGCTCGGGCAGAAGGGCCTTTAACCGGGGTCCGCATCTCCATCGTTCCCCCAATAACTCAGGTGCTGGTGCCGCCGCACCACCCCGACCCTTTTCCCTTGGCACCGAGCTCGCCAAACCGTGCTTGATATCAAGGAGATGCCCCGCAGGGGTCATTCCACTTCCGTCCCTCAAATGGGCCCGGATCCGGGGAAGGGCAGGGTGGTGATGGGGTCACTCGGAAGCCGAGACTGAGAGTGAGCAGTGAAAGGAGCTGCGGGTCTGAACACATTAGCCCTTTATTGAGCCCCTCCCCCGCGGCTGGGCGCCGagctgggtggcgcagcggtctctGAGCAGGTCCTCCCCGACCCCAGCGCCGGGCCCCAGGTGCGCGGGCTCCCCAACAGGGAGCGGCTCAGTGCCCGCCAGTGCCTGGGAAAGAAAGCTCGGTGGGCGGGCGTTCTAGAGGAACAAGGCAGCTCCGAACCCCAGCTCACCCCTTTTCCCCCAGCCACGTGGCTTTCTCCTCTACCTCCCGACCCAACCTGGTCTCCCAAAGCCCCAGAGGAAAGG
This region of Vulpes vulpes isolate BD-2025 chromosome 8, VulVul3, whole genome shotgun sequence genomic DNA includes:
- the UCN gene encoding urocortin translates to MKQRGRAALLMALLLLAQLRPGSSQWSREAAAAGVRDPSLRWSPGARNQDGGARALLLLLAERFPRRAGPGRWGSRTAGERPRRDDPPLSIDLTFHLLRTLLELARTQSQRERAEQNRIIFESVGK